The sequence GTATGTTCGCAAACAGGAAGATCAGCAGGATATGGCTCCACCAGAAAACTTCATGCCAGGTATGCAGGGTCTTGATATCCATCCCGGCAAAGAGCGGCGCAAGGTACCGGCTTACGGGAAATACTCCGGCGGCCGGCTCTGCGGTAAGGTTTTTCAGCTCTACATAAGAGGCATTCATACCCATCAGCGAAACCATCAGCAGGAGAATGAGGGTAAGGGCGATTTTGGCATCAATGTGGGAGATTTTTTTCATTTCGATGCCTTCGAACCGCCGGATGTGGAGGAACAGCCTTCGGAAAAGAAAGACAAGGATGGAAACAGCCACGAGCAGGGCAAACACATCGCCCGAAGCAATAATGATTTTGTAGAGTATGCCAAGTGACTGAAGGGAGCGTTCCGAACCCGATACCCCGTCAATGACCATTTCAATACTTCCGAACAGAATTACGCAAAAACCCCAGAATACCAGAGCATGAAAGAAACCCAGCACAGGCATTCTGAATATGCGCGATTGCCCGAAGGCAACCTTCAGCACCAGTCCAATTCGTTTACCCCAGTCTTTTACCGGAAAAGCGGGCCTGGTCAGTCTGAAAAACCCGATAATCCGCCATGCCGTAAAGCTGAATACCCCGAGGGTGATCAGCAGGGTAATGATGAACGCAATCTGTTTCGTCATGCAGAAACTATTTGTGTTTTATTTCCTTTACCGCTTCCACCAGTTTGGGAAGTACTTTCATGGCATCGCCCACTATGCCGTACTGGGCTGCTTCGAAAATGGGCGCGTCTTTGTCGGTATTGATGGCCACAATAACTTTGGATGAGCTGACACCTGCCAGATGTTGTGTTGCTCCGGAAATTCCCACGGCAATATAGAGGTTGGGGGCAATGATTTTTCCTGTTTGTCCTGTATGTTCTTCATGCGGCCTCCACCCTTCGTCCGATACAGGGCGGGAGCAGGCTGTTGCACCACCCAGAAGTTCGGCCAGTTCAACAAGCGGGCCCCAGTTGTCGGGTGATTTCATTCCCCGGCCTCCGGATACCACAATTTCGGCGTCGGTCAGCAGGAGCTTGCCTGTCTGCTTCTGGGCCTCGGTAACAGTAGTTTTTACAAGGGCTGGATCAACCGGCACAGAAATGGTTTCTATGGAGGGAGCGCCGGGGTTTTCGACAAGCCCAAAGGAATTTTGCGCCAGGGTAATAATCTTCACAGGGGTTTTGATCTCCACATGAGCAAAGGCATTGCCTGAAAAAGAACGCTTGTACACCACAAAGGGGTTTGTGCTCAGCGGCAGTTTGCTGACACCGGCACCCAGCCCTGCTTTCAGCTTCACCGAAAGACGGGGGGCAATGGCTTTGCCGGTATTGTTGTTCGAAAGAACAATCACTTCGGCCTGTTCCCTGGTGGCAACCTGCGCAATGGCTTCGGCATAGGCCTGGCTGTCAAATACCTGAAGAGCAGGATCAGAAAGCGATAAAATTTTCCTGGCTCCGTATTTTCCCAGTTTCTCCAGTTCCGAAGATGCCACGTTTCCGATGCTCAGAACCACCAGCGGCTTGCCCAGCATACTGGCCAGGCCGGCTCCGTATGAGACCAGTTCAAACGAGAGTTTTTTAAAGGAACCATCCCAGTTTTCGGTATATACTAATACTGCCATAGGAATTTTCGTTATAGGTTAATTGAATGAAGGGATTTACAAAACTTTTGCTTCGTTCTGAAGCAGTTCGATAAGCTGTTTGGGATTTTCCGGATCGACAAAAGTGCATTTTTTCCGGGCCGGGGGAAGTTCAAATTCCTGCACGGCTGTCAAAGGTTCCGTGGCAGCAGGCTCCAGCACTTTTATGGGCTTGGTGCGGGCTGTCATAATGCCCCGCATGGATGCAATGCGGGGTTCTTTGGCAATACCTTTCTGCACAATGGCAACAAAAGGCACAGGCACGGTAACGGTTTCCTTTCCTCCGTCCACTTCGCGGGTAAGCACCGGTTTACCATCCCGGATGCTGATGGAAGAAACGGACGAAACTGAAGGGATTCCGAGAAATTCAGCCAGCATGCCCCCAACAGCCGAATTGTTATAGTCGCTCGACTCAATTCCACAGAAAATGATGTCGAAGGGATTGGCTTTGACCACTTCAGCCAGCTGAGCGGCTACGAAGTAAGCATCCCCCGGTTCGGCATTTACCCTGAAGGCCTCATCAGCACCTATTGCCAATGCTTTTCTGATGGTGGGTTCGGCGGAGGCCGGCCCTACATGGGCTACGGCAACCGTCTGGATACCATTGGCCGGATCATCTTTCAGCTCAAGGGCCCGGGTGAGGGAAAGCTCATCCCACGGATTGATGACCCACTGAATGCCATTTGTATCAAGCTTTTTGTTGTTTTCAACAAACCGCACCCTCGTGGTGGTGTCAGGAACATTGCTGATGCATACCAGAATTTTCATACGTGAAATATGGATTAGTTATATTAACTGCCTCATATAGAAGTAAATAATTGCATGTTGTACGGCATGCCTGCCTGCAAATATAACGGAAAATTGAAAAAAGCAAAGAAAGTAACACTGCAGGAGTTTGGAAACATACC comes from Bacteroidales bacterium and encodes:
- a CDS encoding electron transfer flavoprotein subunit alpha/FixB family protein, translated to MAVLVYTENWDGSFKKLSFELVSYGAGLASMLGKPLVVLSIGNVASSELEKLGKYGARKILSLSDPALQVFDSQAYAEAIAQVATREQAEVIVLSNNNTGKAIAPRLSVKLKAGLGAGVSKLPLSTNPFVVYKRSFSGNAFAHVEIKTPVKIITLAQNSFGLVENPGAPSIETISVPVDPALVKTTVTEAQKQTGKLLLTDAEIVVSGGRGMKSPDNWGPLVELAELLGGATACSRPVSDEGWRPHEEHTGQTGKIIAPNLYIAVGISGATQHLAGVSSSKVIVAINTDKDAPIFEAAQYGIVGDAMKVLPKLVEAVKEIKHK
- a CDS encoding electron transfer flavoprotein subunit beta/FixA family protein translates to MKILVCISNVPDTTTRVRFVENNKKLDTNGIQWVINPWDELSLTRALELKDDPANGIQTVAVAHVGPASAEPTIRKALAIGADEAFRVNAEPGDAYFVAAQLAEVVKANPFDIIFCGIESSDYNNSAVGGMLAEFLGIPSVSSVSSISIRDGKPVLTREVDGGKETVTVPVPFVAIVQKGIAKEPRIASMRGIMTARTKPIKVLEPAATEPLTAVQEFELPPARKKCTFVDPENPKQLIELLQNEAKVL
- a CDS encoding 4Fe-4S dicluster domain-containing protein encodes the protein MTKQIAFIITLLITLGVFSFTAWRIIGFFRLTRPAFPVKDWGKRIGLVLKVAFGQSRIFRMPVLGFFHALVFWGFCVILFGSIEMVIDGVSGSERSLQSLGILYKIIIASGDVFALLVAVSILVFLFRRLFLHIRRFEGIEMKKISHIDAKIALTLILLLMVSLMGMNASYVELKNLTAEPAAGVFPVSRYLAPLFAGMDIKTLHTWHEVFWWSHILLIFLFANILPYSKHFHVFMSVPNVLLARLDPLGKLPNMEQVTREVKLMLNPDTAFAPSDTQAPPERFGVKDCEDVTWKNYLDALSCTECGRCTSVCPANITGKRLSPRKIMMDLRARMKEKGPGMLKHGKSYDDGKSLVRSYITEEELWACTTCNACARECPILINHPTLIVDMRRYLVMEEGSAPGELKAMFSYMENNGAPWQYSPEDRLLWTKDLEMNVTESVQ